The Anas platyrhynchos isolate ZD024472 breed Pekin duck chromosome Z, IASCAAS_PekinDuck_T2T, whole genome shotgun sequence genome includes a window with the following:
- the RUSC2 gene encoding AP-4 complex accessory subunit RUSC2 isoform X3: MDSPPKLTGETLIVHHIPLVHCQVPDRQCCSVNKRTNPFCQPDLNVTRTSALPERDLSQTDSLVYSSFLQTSESSAEASDNKEGKARDLIVASASKRHNPFLLNEGEDLSIFGDDLGQKSFHLHNSLAAGKPPFHLHELALPPFHLHDSNQIVKSWNMASRSGVVDGQEDKISSDDIQKRNNANRCHQATERMELDECSCHRGSSSSFSFDGGDQEWNQNTGEPLRNQDALHSRTCSCSSSELHRCRCYSSSSQSEVIDQQMGYISDSSCNSSDGVLVNFSALYNKMNGHSRSNLNSANLSCDSSFCSHSDTGAFYLDLHSSPTESKMSCESHHPESSGKACECHHSSSPVLDANCNSYHLHCEPCTSESSDLTACFQSQARLVVATQNYYKLVTCDLSSQSSPSPAGSSITSCSEDHTKGSPAQPTEYYLFRRPDLRQEESNVECSEEETKGEATQNMIEGQVYVNVSPPNLNTSRQRSRSYDQNLDRSPSSRLGSLERMVSCPVKLSESPAIPIQSSPPKRVTSFAELAKGRKKNGTSPPLRSSGDSSLEFSPIPETQRDCPTFLEERARRSQSLPPMPFVHGLNRSCEGFCLNHPFGDRQALCSTKDSGSTETVPSGHGAGEQASLSLLTEADASFSGSSASGHGQRDVRARADGGGADSKPVVRYSKDQRPTTLPIQPFVFQHHFSKPPKARALHSHFASSLSQLYSLSSNRAASQQISSSSQALAEQAAGSQAHSALLTQRSADGAASLNDGCMKKPAPETTRPSPLGSYSPVRCNVPFFQSVDSSSSPTAERAGESQPPRSRSCPISANLLPTRSSPAVSATQPSQATKADALRQKENPRLVPKKEAPLEPSPHLSEYRLHSGSLLPLSLGGVPLSRAGAHADPHWRSGSETSSSGPLSSMGMRPLNGQSMRQLQLTYTDFFPDYFSLAEKPPAEFCLSPDGNTESISIDLLQKKGLVKAINTAVDLIVAHFGTSRDPGVKAKLGNSSVSPNVGHLILKYLCPAVRDILSDGLKAYVLDMIIGQRRNIPWSVVEASTQLGPSTKLLHSLYSKISQYTELTNHNMRFNAFIFGLLNIRSLEFWFNHLYNHEDIILAHYQPVGFLCLSHSVCQPLFEELLLLLQPLSLLPFNLDLLFEHHLMQMGKEQQQQKELLRVKQDLLLSAHSTLQLMRTRGSSEDPDGCSTAPEACKVGGRDGGVSPGHSPERAESERVKGVGASSGDGDREEERRKVRESTWEGKKDKQAGWWYQLMQSSQIYIEGSTEGSKLIRYEKKKKALSGVPRPAETHRAPPPREGVVEGAEACPIAEGILEEKPKIASRPSPGAVEEPLEKPQQVPAGEEVKERSWPFWMGSPPDSVVTELKRSKEKETGTPQSLGAAAAAPQEESSSSASESSQTIKWGHLFGSRKVQKEPKQPNRLPSGWLSLDKSVFQLVAQTVGASMWREAAPEPEPPRAEPPEVSPLPRPARGLCPNPPCEVKALCHHIATEAGQLSFNKGDILQVISKVDGDWLQCSLGSEKGLVPIMYVTHPEDEDY; encoded by the exons ATGGATAGTCCACCAAAGCTGACTGGCGAGACGCTGATTGTCCATCACATTCCCCTGGTGCATTGCCAGGTCCCAGACAGACAGTGCTGCTCCGTGAACAAAAGGACCAACCCCTTCTGTCAGCCAGATCTCAACGTTACACGGACCTCTGCCCTTCCAGAGAGAGACCTCTCACAGACCGACTCCTTGGTGTACAGCAGCTTTCTCCAGACCTCCGAGAGCTCAGCAGAGGCCTCAGACAACAAAGAAGGCAAAGCGAGGGACTTGATTGTTGCTAGTGCCAGCAAGCGACACAACCCTTTCTTACTGAACGAGGGAGAAGACCTCAGCATCTTTGGGGATGACTTGGGTCAGAAATCTTTCCACCTTCACAACTCCCTTGCGGCTGGCAAACCTCCCTTTCACCTGCACGAGCTAGCCTTGCCTCCTTTCCACCTCCACGACTCCAACCAAATTGTGAAATCCTGGAACATGGCCAGCCGGTCCGGTGTGGTAGATGGGCAGGAGGACAAAATCAGCAGCGACGACATCCAGAAGAGGAACAACGCCAACCGGTGCCACCAGGCCACCGAGCGCATGGAGCTGGATGAATGCAGCTGCCATCGcggcagctcctccagcttctccttTGATGGTGGCGACCAGGAGTGGAACCAAAACACGGGTGAACCACTGAGGAATCAGGATGCCCTGCACAGCCGGAcgtgcagctgctccagctccgaGCTCCACCGCTGTCGCTGCTACAGCTCGTCAAGTCAGTCTGAAGTGATTGACCAGCAGATGGGCTACATCAGCGACTCTTCCTGCAACAGCTCCGATGGGGTGCTGGTGAACTTCAGCGCTCTCTACAACAAAATGAACGGCCATTCTCGATCTAACCTGAATTCAGCCAACCTGTCCTGCGACTCTTCCTTCTGCAGCCACTCAGACACGGGAGCTTTCTACCTGGATCTGCATTCATCGCCCACAGAATCCAAGATGTCGTGCGAGTCGCATCACCCGGAGAGTTCAGGGAAGGCGTGTGAGTGTCACCACTCCTCCTCACCTGTCCTGGATGCTAACTGCAACTCCTACCACCTCCACTGTGAGCCTTGCACTTCAGAGAGCTCAGACCTCACTGCCTGCTTCCAGAGCCAAGCGCGGCTCGTTGTGGCTACTCAGAATTATTATAAGCTAGTCACGTGTGACTTGTCTTCCCAGTCATCTCCCAGCCCGGCAGGATCTTCCATAACTAGCTGCTCGGAAGACCACACCAaaggcagcccagcccagcccactgAATACTATCTTTTTAGAAGGCCTGACCTGAGGCAAGAAGAAAGCAACGTGGAGTGCAGTGAAGAGGAGACAAAGGGAGAAGCCACACAGAACATGATTGAGGGCCAGGTCTATGTGAACGTGTCGCCACCTAACCTCAACACGAGCCGGCAGCGCTCCCGGAGCTATGATCAGAACCTGGACAGGAGCCCTAGCAGCAGGCTGGGCTCTCTGGAGCGCATGGTGAGCTGCCCGGTCAAGCTGAGTGAAAGCCCAGCGATACCCATCCAGAGCTCCCCCCCGAAGCGAGTGACATCTTTCGCCGAGCTTGCTAAGGGCAGGAAAAAGAACGGCACCTCCCCGCCGCTCCGGTCCAGTGGCGATTCCTCTTTGGAGTTCTCCCCGATCCCCGAGACGCAGCGGGATTGCCCGACCTTCCTTGAAGAGAGAGCTCGCCGCAGCCAGAGTCTTCCACCCATGCCCTTCGTCCACGGCCTGAATCGGAGCTGCGAGGGCTTCTGTTTGAATCACCCTTTTGGGGACAGACAGGCTTTGTGCTCCACCAAAGACTCGGGCTCCACTGAGACCGTCCCCAGTGGGCATGGGGCAGGTGAGCAAGCCTCTCTCTCCCTGCTGACGGAGGCAGATGCCAGCTTCTCAGGTAGCTCTGCCAGTGGCCACGGACAAAGAGATGTTAGAGCCCGAGCAGATG GTGGCGGCGCAGACAGCAAGCCCGTGGTGCGCTACAGCAAGGACCAGCGCCCCACGACTCTGCCCATCCAGCCCTTCGTTTTCCAGCACCACTTCAGCAAGCCGCCCAAGGCCCGTGCTCTGCACAGCCACTTTGCCTCCAGCCTCTCTCAACTCTACAGCTTGTCCAGCAACCGGGCTGCCAGCCAGCAGatctcctccagctcccaggcCTTGGCGGAGCAGGCAGCGGGGAGCCAAGCCCACAGTGCGCTGCTGACCCAGCGCTCAGCGGATGGAGCTGCCTCCCTCAACGATGGCTGCATGAAGAAGCCAGCCCCGGAGACAACCCGGCCGTCCCCCCTGGGCAGTTACTCTCCCGTGCGATGCAACGTGCCTTTCTTTCAGAGCGTGgactcctcttcctcacccaccgCGGAGAGAGCTGGAGAGAGCCAGCCGCCCAGGAGCAGGTCCTGCCCCATCTCTGCCAACCTGCTCCCTACCAGGTCTTCCCCTGCTGTCAGTGCCACGCAACCCTCCCAAGCCACCAAAGCTGATGCCCTGAGGCAAAAGGAGAACCCCAGGCTGGTTCCCAAGAAGGAGGCACCGCTGGAGCCAAGCCCACATCTCTCCGAGTACCGACTCCACAGTGGGTCCCTCCTGCCCCTTTCCCTGGGCGGTGTGCCCCTGAGCCGAGCTGGAGCCCATGCAGATCCCCACTGGAGGAGTGGCAGTGAGACCAGCAGCTCTGGTCCCCTGAGCAGCATGGGAATGCGGCCCCTCAATG GACAGTCCATGAGACAGCTCCAGCTTACCTACACTGACTTCTTCCCTGACTACTTCTCACTAGCTGAGAAGCCCCCAGCTGAATTCTGCCTCTCCCCAGATGGCAACACGGAGTCCATCTCTATCGACTTGCTGCAGAAGAAGG GTCTGGTGAAGGCAATCAACACTGCTGTCGACCTGATTGTGGCTCACTTTGGAACCAGCAGGGATCCAGGGGTGAAG GCCAAACTTGGGAACAGCTCTGTGAGCCCCAACGTGGGACATCTCATCCTGAAATACCTGTGCCCAGCTGTCCGGGACATCCTGAGTGATGGGCTCAAGGCCTACGTCCTAGACATGATCATTGGCCAGAGGAGAAACATCCCCTGGAGTGTGGTGGAGGCATCCACCCAATTAG GCCCCTCTACCAAGCTGCTGCACAGCCTCTATAGCAAGATCAGCCAGTACACGGAGCTCACCAACCACAACATGAGGTTCAACGCATTCATCTTCGGCCTCCTCAA TATCCGGTCCTTGGAGTTCTGGTTCAACCACCTCTACAACCATGAAG ATATCATCCTGGCACACTACCAGCCGGTGGGCTTCTTGTGCCTGTCCCACAGCGTGTGCCAGCCTCTGTTCGAGGAGCTCCTGCTCCTTCTCCAgcctctctccctgctgcccttcAACCTAGACCTCCTGTTTGAGCACCACCTGATGCAGATGggcaaagagcagcagcagcagaaggagctgCTGCGTGTGAAGCAGGACCTGCTGCTTTCCGCGCACTCCACCCTGCAGCTGATGCGGACGCGGGGCAGCAGCGAGGATCCTGatggctgcagcactgccccTGAAGCATGCAAAGTGGGTGGCAGAGATGGTGGCGTGTCGCCAGGCCACAGCCCTGAACGAGCTGAAAGTGAGAGGGTGAAGGGAGTGGGGGCCTCCTCTggagatggggacagggaggaagAGCGGAGGAAGGTGCGAGAGAGCACGTGGGAGGGGAAGAAGGACAAGCAGGCGGGCTGGTGGTACCAGCTCATGCAGAGCTCTCAGATTTACATTGAAGGCTCGACTGAAGGCTCAAAGCTCATCCGTtatgaaaagaagaagaaggccTTGAGTGGTGTCCCCAGGCCAGCTGAGACCCACAGGGCACCACCTCCACGTGAAGGCGTGGTGGAGGGTGCAGAAGCCTGCCCCATTGCTGAAGGCATCTTGGAGGAGAAGCCCAAGATCGCCAGCAGGCCAAGTCCTGGAGCAGTGGAAGAGCCCCTGGAAAAGCCCCAGCAGGTACCAGCTGGTGAAGAGGTCAAGGAGCGGAGCTGGCCCTTCTGGATGGGCAGCCCCCCAGACTCGGTGGTTACAGAGCTGAAGCGCAGCAAGGAGAAGGAGACTGGGACTCCGCAAAgtttgggagcagcagcagcagccccccaagaggaaagcagcagcagtgcgtCTGAGAGCAGCCAGACCATCAAGTGGGGACACTTGTTTGGGTCCAGGAAGGTGCAAAAGGAGCCCAAGCAACCTAACAG GTTGCCCTCTGGCTGGCTGAGCCTGGACAAGTCCGTGTTCCAGCTGGTGGCCCAGACGGTTGGGGCCAGCATGTGGCGAGAAGCAGCTCCTGAGCCAGAGCCCCCCCGGGCAGAGCCACCTGAAGTGTCACCCCTGCCACGGCCAGCCCGGGGGCTGTGTCCCAACCCTCCCTG TGAGGTGAAAGCTCTTTGCCATCACATCGCCACTGAGGCAGGACAGCTGAGCTTCAACAAAGGGGATATCCTGCAGGTCATCTCCAAGGTGGATGGTGACTGGCTGCAGTGCAGCCTCGGCTCCGAGAAGGGGCTGGTACCCATCATGTACGTCACCCACCCGGAGGACGAGGACTACTGA
- the RUSC2 gene encoding AP-4 complex accessory subunit RUSC2 isoform X1, producing MDSPPKLTGETLIVHHIPLVHCQVPDRQCCSVNKRTNPFCQPDLNVTRTSALPERDLSQTDSLVYSSFLQTSESSAEASDNKEGKARDLIVASASKRHNPFLLNEGEDLSIFGDDLGQKSFHLHNSLAAGKPPFHLHELALPPFHLHDSNQIVKSWNMASRSGVVDGQEDKISSDDIQKRNNANRCHQATERMELDECSCHRGSSSSFSFDGGDQEWNQNTGEPLRNQDALHSRTCSCSSSELHRCRCYSSSSQSEVIDQQMGYISDSSCNSSDGVLVNFSALYNKMNGHSRSNLNSANLSCDSSFCSHSDTGAFYLDLHSSPTESKMSCESHHPESSGKACECHHSSSPVLDANCNSYHLHCEPCTSESSDLTACFQSQARLVVATQNYYKLVTCDLSSQSSPSPAGSSITSCSEDHTKGSPAQPTEYYLFRRPDLRQEESNVECSEEETKGEATQNMIEGQVYVNVSPPNLNTSRQRSRSYDQNLDRSPSSRLGSLERMVSCPVKLSESPAIPIQSSPPKRVTSFAELAKGRKKNGTSPPLRSSGDSSLEFSPIPETQRDCPTFLEERARRSQSLPPMPFVHGLNRSCEGFCLNHPFGDRQALCSTKDSGSTETVPSGHGAGEQASLSLLTEADASFSGSSASGHGQRDVRARADGGGADSKPVVRYSKDQRPTTLPIQPFVFQHHFSKPPKARALHSHFASSLSQLYSLSSNRAASQQISSSSQALAEQAAGSQAHSALLTQRSADGAASLNDGCMKKPAPETTRPSPLGSYSPVRCNVPFFQSVDSSSSPTAERAGESQPPRSRSCPISANLLPTRSSPAVSATQPSQATKADALRQKENPRLVPKKEAPLEPSPHLSEYRLHSGSLLPLSLGGVPLSRAGAHADPHWRSGSETSSSGPLSSMGMRPLNANHLSPQALKWREYRRRNPLGLDRVSGLPGLASSLDRRQQEPRLNRGNPIFEFPGALNANNFHCKLNGQSMRQLQLTYTDFFPDYFSLAEKPPAEFCLSPDGNTESISIDLLQKKGLVKAINTAVDLIVAHFGTSRDPGVKAKLGNSSVSPNVGHLILKYLCPAVRDILSDGLKAYVLDMIIGQRRNIPWSVVEASTQLGPSTKLLHSLYSKISQYTELTNHNMRFNAFIFGLLNIRSLEFWFNHLYNHEDIILAHYQPVGFLCLSHSVCQPLFEELLLLLQPLSLLPFNLDLLFEHHLMQMGKEQQQQKELLRVKQDLLLSAHSTLQLMRTRGSSEDPDGCSTAPEACKVGGRDGGVSPGHSPERAESERVKGVGASSGDGDREEERRKVRESTWEGKKDKQAGWWYQLMQSSQIYIEGSTEGSKLIRYEKKKKALSGVPRPAETHRAPPPREGVVEGAEACPIAEGILEEKPKIASRPSPGAVEEPLEKPQQVPAGEEVKERSWPFWMGSPPDSVVTELKRSKEKETGTPQSLGAAAAAPQEESSSSASESSQTIKWGHLFGSRKVQKEPKQPNRLPSGWLSLDKSVFQLVAQTVGASMWREAAPEPEPPRAEPPEVSPLPRPARGLCPNPPCEVKALCHHIATEAGQLSFNKGDILQVISKVDGDWLQCSLGSEKGLVPIMYVTHPEDEDY from the exons ATGGATAGTCCACCAAAGCTGACTGGCGAGACGCTGATTGTCCATCACATTCCCCTGGTGCATTGCCAGGTCCCAGACAGACAGTGCTGCTCCGTGAACAAAAGGACCAACCCCTTCTGTCAGCCAGATCTCAACGTTACACGGACCTCTGCCCTTCCAGAGAGAGACCTCTCACAGACCGACTCCTTGGTGTACAGCAGCTTTCTCCAGACCTCCGAGAGCTCAGCAGAGGCCTCAGACAACAAAGAAGGCAAAGCGAGGGACTTGATTGTTGCTAGTGCCAGCAAGCGACACAACCCTTTCTTACTGAACGAGGGAGAAGACCTCAGCATCTTTGGGGATGACTTGGGTCAGAAATCTTTCCACCTTCACAACTCCCTTGCGGCTGGCAAACCTCCCTTTCACCTGCACGAGCTAGCCTTGCCTCCTTTCCACCTCCACGACTCCAACCAAATTGTGAAATCCTGGAACATGGCCAGCCGGTCCGGTGTGGTAGATGGGCAGGAGGACAAAATCAGCAGCGACGACATCCAGAAGAGGAACAACGCCAACCGGTGCCACCAGGCCACCGAGCGCATGGAGCTGGATGAATGCAGCTGCCATCGcggcagctcctccagcttctccttTGATGGTGGCGACCAGGAGTGGAACCAAAACACGGGTGAACCACTGAGGAATCAGGATGCCCTGCACAGCCGGAcgtgcagctgctccagctccgaGCTCCACCGCTGTCGCTGCTACAGCTCGTCAAGTCAGTCTGAAGTGATTGACCAGCAGATGGGCTACATCAGCGACTCTTCCTGCAACAGCTCCGATGGGGTGCTGGTGAACTTCAGCGCTCTCTACAACAAAATGAACGGCCATTCTCGATCTAACCTGAATTCAGCCAACCTGTCCTGCGACTCTTCCTTCTGCAGCCACTCAGACACGGGAGCTTTCTACCTGGATCTGCATTCATCGCCCACAGAATCCAAGATGTCGTGCGAGTCGCATCACCCGGAGAGTTCAGGGAAGGCGTGTGAGTGTCACCACTCCTCCTCACCTGTCCTGGATGCTAACTGCAACTCCTACCACCTCCACTGTGAGCCTTGCACTTCAGAGAGCTCAGACCTCACTGCCTGCTTCCAGAGCCAAGCGCGGCTCGTTGTGGCTACTCAGAATTATTATAAGCTAGTCACGTGTGACTTGTCTTCCCAGTCATCTCCCAGCCCGGCAGGATCTTCCATAACTAGCTGCTCGGAAGACCACACCAaaggcagcccagcccagcccactgAATACTATCTTTTTAGAAGGCCTGACCTGAGGCAAGAAGAAAGCAACGTGGAGTGCAGTGAAGAGGAGACAAAGGGAGAAGCCACACAGAACATGATTGAGGGCCAGGTCTATGTGAACGTGTCGCCACCTAACCTCAACACGAGCCGGCAGCGCTCCCGGAGCTATGATCAGAACCTGGACAGGAGCCCTAGCAGCAGGCTGGGCTCTCTGGAGCGCATGGTGAGCTGCCCGGTCAAGCTGAGTGAAAGCCCAGCGATACCCATCCAGAGCTCCCCCCCGAAGCGAGTGACATCTTTCGCCGAGCTTGCTAAGGGCAGGAAAAAGAACGGCACCTCCCCGCCGCTCCGGTCCAGTGGCGATTCCTCTTTGGAGTTCTCCCCGATCCCCGAGACGCAGCGGGATTGCCCGACCTTCCTTGAAGAGAGAGCTCGCCGCAGCCAGAGTCTTCCACCCATGCCCTTCGTCCACGGCCTGAATCGGAGCTGCGAGGGCTTCTGTTTGAATCACCCTTTTGGGGACAGACAGGCTTTGTGCTCCACCAAAGACTCGGGCTCCACTGAGACCGTCCCCAGTGGGCATGGGGCAGGTGAGCAAGCCTCTCTCTCCCTGCTGACGGAGGCAGATGCCAGCTTCTCAGGTAGCTCTGCCAGTGGCCACGGACAAAGAGATGTTAGAGCCCGAGCAGATG GTGGCGGCGCAGACAGCAAGCCCGTGGTGCGCTACAGCAAGGACCAGCGCCCCACGACTCTGCCCATCCAGCCCTTCGTTTTCCAGCACCACTTCAGCAAGCCGCCCAAGGCCCGTGCTCTGCACAGCCACTTTGCCTCCAGCCTCTCTCAACTCTACAGCTTGTCCAGCAACCGGGCTGCCAGCCAGCAGatctcctccagctcccaggcCTTGGCGGAGCAGGCAGCGGGGAGCCAAGCCCACAGTGCGCTGCTGACCCAGCGCTCAGCGGATGGAGCTGCCTCCCTCAACGATGGCTGCATGAAGAAGCCAGCCCCGGAGACAACCCGGCCGTCCCCCCTGGGCAGTTACTCTCCCGTGCGATGCAACGTGCCTTTCTTTCAGAGCGTGgactcctcttcctcacccaccgCGGAGAGAGCTGGAGAGAGCCAGCCGCCCAGGAGCAGGTCCTGCCCCATCTCTGCCAACCTGCTCCCTACCAGGTCTTCCCCTGCTGTCAGTGCCACGCAACCCTCCCAAGCCACCAAAGCTGATGCCCTGAGGCAAAAGGAGAACCCCAGGCTGGTTCCCAAGAAGGAGGCACCGCTGGAGCCAAGCCCACATCTCTCCGAGTACCGACTCCACAGTGGGTCCCTCCTGCCCCTTTCCCTGGGCGGTGTGCCCCTGAGCCGAGCTGGAGCCCATGCAGATCCCCACTGGAGGAGTGGCAGTGAGACCAGCAGCTCTGGTCCCCTGAGCAGCATGGGAATGCGGCCCCTCAATG CAAACCACCTCTCCCCTCAAGCGCTGAAGTGGCGAGAGTACAGGCGGAGGAACCCCCTGGGCCTGGACCGCGTTTCGGGGCTGCCCGGCTTAGCCAGCAGCCTagacaggaggcagcaggagccccgGCTGAACCGGGGGAACCCCATCTTTGAGTTCCCCGGCGCCCTCAACGCCAACAATTTCCACTGCAAGCTGAACG GACAGTCCATGAGACAGCTCCAGCTTACCTACACTGACTTCTTCCCTGACTACTTCTCACTAGCTGAGAAGCCCCCAGCTGAATTCTGCCTCTCCCCAGATGGCAACACGGAGTCCATCTCTATCGACTTGCTGCAGAAGAAGG GTCTGGTGAAGGCAATCAACACTGCTGTCGACCTGATTGTGGCTCACTTTGGAACCAGCAGGGATCCAGGGGTGAAG GCCAAACTTGGGAACAGCTCTGTGAGCCCCAACGTGGGACATCTCATCCTGAAATACCTGTGCCCAGCTGTCCGGGACATCCTGAGTGATGGGCTCAAGGCCTACGTCCTAGACATGATCATTGGCCAGAGGAGAAACATCCCCTGGAGTGTGGTGGAGGCATCCACCCAATTAG GCCCCTCTACCAAGCTGCTGCACAGCCTCTATAGCAAGATCAGCCAGTACACGGAGCTCACCAACCACAACATGAGGTTCAACGCATTCATCTTCGGCCTCCTCAA TATCCGGTCCTTGGAGTTCTGGTTCAACCACCTCTACAACCATGAAG ATATCATCCTGGCACACTACCAGCCGGTGGGCTTCTTGTGCCTGTCCCACAGCGTGTGCCAGCCTCTGTTCGAGGAGCTCCTGCTCCTTCTCCAgcctctctccctgctgcccttcAACCTAGACCTCCTGTTTGAGCACCACCTGATGCAGATGggcaaagagcagcagcagcagaaggagctgCTGCGTGTGAAGCAGGACCTGCTGCTTTCCGCGCACTCCACCCTGCAGCTGATGCGGACGCGGGGCAGCAGCGAGGATCCTGatggctgcagcactgccccTGAAGCATGCAAAGTGGGTGGCAGAGATGGTGGCGTGTCGCCAGGCCACAGCCCTGAACGAGCTGAAAGTGAGAGGGTGAAGGGAGTGGGGGCCTCCTCTggagatggggacagggaggaagAGCGGAGGAAGGTGCGAGAGAGCACGTGGGAGGGGAAGAAGGACAAGCAGGCGGGCTGGTGGTACCAGCTCATGCAGAGCTCTCAGATTTACATTGAAGGCTCGACTGAAGGCTCAAAGCTCATCCGTtatgaaaagaagaagaaggccTTGAGTGGTGTCCCCAGGCCAGCTGAGACCCACAGGGCACCACCTCCACGTGAAGGCGTGGTGGAGGGTGCAGAAGCCTGCCCCATTGCTGAAGGCATCTTGGAGGAGAAGCCCAAGATCGCCAGCAGGCCAAGTCCTGGAGCAGTGGAAGAGCCCCTGGAAAAGCCCCAGCAGGTACCAGCTGGTGAAGAGGTCAAGGAGCGGAGCTGGCCCTTCTGGATGGGCAGCCCCCCAGACTCGGTGGTTACAGAGCTGAAGCGCAGCAAGGAGAAGGAGACTGGGACTCCGCAAAgtttgggagcagcagcagcagccccccaagaggaaagcagcagcagtgcgtCTGAGAGCAGCCAGACCATCAAGTGGGGACACTTGTTTGGGTCCAGGAAGGTGCAAAAGGAGCCCAAGCAACCTAACAG GTTGCCCTCTGGCTGGCTGAGCCTGGACAAGTCCGTGTTCCAGCTGGTGGCCCAGACGGTTGGGGCCAGCATGTGGCGAGAAGCAGCTCCTGAGCCAGAGCCCCCCCGGGCAGAGCCACCTGAAGTGTCACCCCTGCCACGGCCAGCCCGGGGGCTGTGTCCCAACCCTCCCTG TGAGGTGAAAGCTCTTTGCCATCACATCGCCACTGAGGCAGGACAGCTGAGCTTCAACAAAGGGGATATCCTGCAGGTCATCTCCAAGGTGGATGGTGACTGGCTGCAGTGCAGCCTCGGCTCCGAGAAGGGGCTGGTACCCATCATGTACGTCACCCACCCGGAGGACGAGGACTACTGA